The genome window GTACCGAACCACTGAGAGCTGTTCATTGCCGTCAGTGACATCAGACACGATCTCTCTGGTCTCCGTATCCAAAACCAGCCACCTGGAAGGGAGAGGGTTGGGAAGCAGGTGTGAGGATAACTGTCCTGGTCAGCAGACTGACAAACTGGAGAGACTCTGAGGCACCCACAGAAAAGCTAGGAGGTAGACAGGGAGGTCCACGCTACATTCTTATGCTGGGAAATGGGAGGGGGTTGAGGGCAGATAAAAGCGGAGGGGCTTCTGATGCCATCAGAGAAAAGAATACAGGGCTGGACTACAAGGGCCTGTGGAGTCCGTAAGCCTGTCACTTTTCTGTGTTATCTGCTATGGCCCTCCCACCTCTGCTGCTTCTCTGTCCTGAGCTGGGGATGCCTGGCTGCAGGGAGAAGCACTGAGGAACAGGAAGGTGCGGTCAGGGCTGCGAAGCAGACACTGATCACGctcctgcacatgcacacaccccTTTACCAAGAACCCTTCCCATACCACCTGCTTTCCCCTGGCTCCCTCTCACCTCCCCGTATTCAGTCCTACAGCCACAACTGCCCCACTGGGGTGGAAGTCAGCACAGAGACCAGTCtcctgggaggggagaaaaggtaAATTCAAGAAAATGCCTTTCGCtttggctgagtagctcagttggttagtgtcagcCCGATAcctcaaggttgtgggttcaatacctggtaagggcacatagaagaatcaaccaatgaatgtacagattaatagaacaacaaatcgatgtctcactctccctcaaatcactaattttttttaatgttttaaaaggaaaatgccTTTCTAGTGAGGGAACCAAGACAGACACATTGCCATCTCGGTAATGTCAAAGCCTCTTCCttgcaaggagacagagagaagaaggacagTAGACCTGGGGTGCCGGCAGCATGTCACTACAGCCCAAACAGGAGGCAGTATTCAAAACATTTAACAATCAGAACTGAGGTTCCCAGCTGGGCCAGAGATCAACCATCAGGTGCTGGATTGAGAGGGGTACTGGAGGCATCAGTACAGAAGAATGAATATTTTAGTATCCATACCAGTACAAACTGGCTACctctggggagggggggtgctgGGGAAGGAGCGGTGACCACAGGagtcatggggggggggtgatgctgAGGGACCAGGGACACAGGGCCCTACCTTGAGGTCGATGCTCCAGGCCAGAGCGTGGCCCTCCCCGTCCCACAGGCAGAGCTGCCTGTCGTGGCCGCAGGTGAGGAAGCGGTTCTGGAAGGGATGTGTGCACAGCCCCCAGAGCTCGTCCGTGTGACCCTGCAGCAGAGCACGTGCGTCAGCTCCGCCCCTCCCCGGcagctcttccctccctcctccccagagcCCTTGGCCCCCCAACCTGGATCACTGGGGAGAATCCCTGGGCCAGATCTCCTCTCAGCAATGCATTCTTCGTGGTTCCCACCAGCAGCTCAGAGCCCAACCCCTCCGCAATGGCCCTCACTGCCCCAAAGTGTTCAGGAATCTGTAGAGTGGTGGCAGAAAGTCAGGGGCCCACCTGCcattcctctttcccctcccactcAACCCCAGCCTAGCCCTCACCTCAGCCTCCTGGAGGGCCACCAAACCCGGCCCCCACTGTACCAGGCGGCGGTCCCGCCCGCCACCACTCAGCACAGTCCCGTCCCGCCGGAGACACAGGGCAAAGATGGAACCTTCGTGAGCATGGGCCTGGGCCACAATCCCATAGGTCTCTGTTGGCAAAGTCCTGGTGGGTCAAGTTCTTGGGATGCAGGGAAGTAGGGAACAGGAGCAGTCTAGGCAGTCACAATAGAGTAATAACTCCCAGCTGTCAAGTGCCTACTGATTGCCATCTCTGATCCTTGGCTATTATTCTCCCATTTACAGACTGGACAACTGAAATTCAAAGAAGTGAGGTAACTTCCTTAAGGCAAGACAATCAGTGGCAatgctgggaattaaacccaggatctGGCAGACCCTAAAGCCCCAACTGGTTACTCTTTGCCAAGCTGTCCCTGCCTTTCCAGACTGGCCCCACCACAGAGAACTATCAACTCTCGtggtgaaaacaaaacaaaacacaaaaataggCAATCCTCTTCTCTGTTCCCATGAATCACCTAGGGTACCAGACTTCCCAGGTGCCACCCCCAGCCACGTACCTTTGGTCCCGCCCCTGCCTGGGGTCTTGGAATCTGAGAGGCTCCTCCCCCAGGTGAGAATGTTCCCTTCTGAGTCCCCAGTGAGAATGTCTCCATCAGGGAGGAACACAAAGCAAGGGATAAACTTGGGTTTCTTGTATTTCTAAGGGAGAGGTGAGGTCCAAGGTAAGGGCATAGACAGAAAGTCACGGGACAGTGGGAGCTGGGCAGCACTGGGTCTGCAGTCCTCAGAGCAATACTTCCATCTTCTCTccgccctcccccaccaccctgcACCCATCCACACCTCACCCCAAAGACACCCTGTTTCCGAGTGAGGGTCCCATTCCCAGGAACCCCTACTCCACCACTCCAGTTCCAGAAGTGAACGTGGGATTTCCCGCTGGTGACAATGCAGCTGCTGTCACGAGGGCTGAAGCCAACAGCCAGGACTGAGTCATTTGTGCTCTGAAGGAAAGACACTAGAGTCAGCTACCCCATACCCTGAGCACCCTCTCTCCGCTTGACTCTTCATTTGCATCCTGACAGCTGGTCTGCAGAAGCCCAGAAACCCCAGGGCACCCTTCCTTCCAGACCCCGGTCCCCTAAGAGCACTATTCCTTATCACTCATGATCAGTCATCCAGTTGCCTAACATGATCTCCTGGGAGGTCAGAACTTCTATAGTCTCCACTTCACAGCCCCAGGGGACCCAGCCAGAAGGAAGTAAATGTGTGGTAAGTCTGGGCTCTGCACATCCCACTCCCACCTTCCAACCCTCAGGGCTCCGCATGCCACCGGGCTGCTCACCTTGATCTCAGCCGACTTGGTGCCCCGGCTGCAGTCCCATACAGACAGCATGTGCTCATTGGAGTCATCCACCACACACAGAGAAGCGCCCTGGTCCTGAGGGCGGGGACACCGTGCAGGGGCTGAGCGAGGGTCAGAGGCCCGGGAGGTCATGGTCATCAGGCAAGGGACACCAGCAGGgtttgggagggaaggagaagtagACACAGGAACCCTTCTCAAGGAGAATGGGCTGGGCAGGGTTCAGGAAGGCTGAAACACCTGAGGCTTCCTGGTGGGGTGTAAGAAAGGGGTTCCTGAATAAGAAAGGCGGGGGTCTAAAGGCTTGGAGGCCAGCTCACCACAACTGAAAAAGCCAGGGCCCCCACACCCCGCTCGAAGGCCCCCAGTCCGATCTCCTGCAGCTTCAGCAGCGTCTCTGAGTCCCAAACATGAACCACAGGCTGCAGGGGCTGCAGCGAGAAAAAGGGGCAGGGATGTGAAGGAATGCTGGCCTGGAATCTCAGCCTGTCTTTTGGGGTTTGATTTCAGCCTCACCTTCCCATCCTTATCCACTCCAGCTGTCTGTCCTGAGGCTACACGAACACCATCAGGGTGAACGGCCAGGCTGAATGGGGGAGAAGACACTCTAAGGAAGGGAGTGGGCCTCTTAAGACTACCCAACACCTCTCTGCTCCTGCAGAGCAGCAAGGCGagtcccctcctgcccctccacaGCCGCCCAGACCTCGTCCAGCCACGCCCATCATCCCCGTGCCTGGAGCTGCCCACTCCCAGACCCCTAGACCCTCACCATCGAACGCAGTCCGTGTGCCCCCGGTAATGTCTCTGGCTGCCACCTCCAGGACCCCCTGGGCCGCCCCCAGGCCGGTACAGCACCACCACACAGGCAATAAAGTAGACCACCTCCCCAGAACGCAGCACAAACAGATTAGAGCGGGAGTCACGACCCCTGTACCCATAACTGGGGTGGGGATCACAGTCAAGGAAAGGGTCAGAACAAGGGCAGGACGAGAAAAAAGGGAGGACAGAGCTTCTGGCTGGCAGTGCCATTGGCAGAGAATGGTAAGGGAGGATTCAGTGGTCCCCTGTCCCTGCAGGCCCAGGAGGAAACcacagagaagtgggggaggtcCCAAGACGGGAAAGACGGTTCCCATGGGCCTGGAGGGAGCAGGATACACCCAGTCAAGGCTGAGGGTCTCCGGGGGCGGGCCGCTGGGCAGCTCCTCAAGGCTGCGGATGCCAGATGGGATGTACATGGTAATTGGGCGGCCGCGAAGGAACATCTTCACTGAGATGCCTTCtacagagaaaagggggggggggcatcaacCACCGCCCTGCAGCCTCCCTGCAGGAAAGCCAGAGCAGAACTCTACCCACCAGACCTCACACGGGGCCCCAAAGTAGCTCCTGGAGCTCTAGTCCATACCCTAACTCTTTCGTCCAAATTCTCCCAGACGCTTCTGCACTTACCCAAATTATAATTGCTCCTCCGAGACCCAGGACCCCCAGGGCTGGAGAGGGGGTCTTTCCCCCCACGGCTgttgggaagagaaaaagagcatAGGGCGTGGGGTCAGGTCCCAGGACCTATgcgtggaggggcagagcacaaGGGAGGCGACTCCAGAAATCAGTCGCCTCTGCGGCTTTATTTGCATTTGGGTGCTCAGGGCCCTAGAGTAGACAGGGACTTTCAGCTCCATTTGAgaaatgagaagactgaggctacAGGGGTTGAGTGCGCGGCACCAGGCCGTCCAGCTGGGAAGAGGCAGTGCGGGGTAACAGGGCGGAGCCCTTCCCTCCAGCCCGCCAGGTCTCCAGCTATGGCCCTTTCATCCCCCTGCCTCCAAAGAAGACAAATGTGAGTCCAAAATGTACACCAGCCCTTCCTTTCCGGGACCTGGGAGGTAAACAAGAAAGTCCTTATCTCTCAAGAGGACAGTGACAGAATTCCAGAGATCACTGTCTTTAGATATTAATAAGGTGGTGATATCCCTTCAGAGAATAAAGGAGAGGCCAAGGAGAGGGCTAGAATGA of Saccopteryx bilineata isolate mSacBil1 chromosome 1, mSacBil1_pri_phased_curated, whole genome shotgun sequence contains these proteins:
- the EML3 gene encoding echinoderm microtubule-associated protein-like 3 isoform X3, with the protein product MDGAGGPGEGPAQEALQSLSRRLQVQEKEMELVKAALAEALRLLRLQAPPTTLQDLDRVAPTRDSSLAAPPGLPSSHGPSLVSRGTQTETELEMQPSPGTPGLSNGPPAPQAGSEEPSGTQSEGGGSSSSGTGSPGGTGSSGVLRLVQPAQRTDTRTRRNSSSSPSERPRQKLSRKAASSANLLLRSGSTESRGGKDPLSSPGGPGSRRSNYNLEGISVKMFLRGRPITMYIPSGIRSLEELPSGPPPETLSLDWVYGYRGRDSRSNLFVLRSGEVVYFIACVVVLYRPGGGPGGPGGGSQRHYRGHTDCVRCLAVHPDGVRVASGQTAGVDKDGKPLQPVVHVWDSETLLKLQEIGLGAFERGVGALAFSVVDQGASLCVVDDSNEHMLSVWDCSRGTKSAEIKSTNDSVLAVGFSPRDSSCIVTSGKSHVHFWNWSGGVGVPGNGTLTRKQGVFGKYKKPKFIPCFVFLPDGDILTGDSEGNILTWGRSLSDSKTPGRGGTKETYGIVAQAHAHEGSIFALCLRRDGTVLSGGGRDRRLVQWGPGLVALQEAEIPEHFGAVRAIAEGLGSELLVGTTKNALLRGDLAQGFSPVIQGHTDELWGLCTHPFQNRFLTCGHDRQLCLWDGEGHALAWSIDLKETGLCADFHPSGAVVAVGLNTGRWLVLDTETREIVSDVTDGNEQLSVVRYSPDGLYLAIGSHDNMIYIYSVSSDGAKSSRFGRCVGHSSFITHLDWSKDGNFIMSNSGDYEILYWDVAGGCKLLRNRYESRDREWATYTCVLGFHVYGVWPDGSDGTDINSLCRSHNERVVAVADDFCKVHLFQYPCARAKAPSLVYGGHGSHVTSVRFTHDDSHLISLGGKDASIFQWRVLSAGGSGLAPATPSRTPSLSPASSLDV
- the EML3 gene encoding echinoderm microtubule-associated protein-like 3 isoform X2, with protein sequence MLLWASAAGEGPAQEALQSLSRRLQVQEKEMELVKAALAEALRLLRLQAPPTTLQDLDRVAPTRDSSLAAPPGLPSSHGPSLVSRGTQTETELEMQPSPGTPGLSNGPPAPQAGSEEPSGTQSEGGGSSSSGTGSPGGTGSSGVLRLVQPAQRTDTTRRNSSSSPSERPRQKLSRKAASSANLLLRSGSTESRGGKDPLSSPGGPGSRRSNYNLEGISVKMFLRGRPITMYIPSGIRSLEELPSGPPPETLSLDWVYGYRGRDSRSNLFVLRSGEVVYFIACVVVLYRPGGGPGGPGGGSQRHYRGHTDCVRCLAVHPDGVRVASGQTAGVDKDGKPLQPVVHVWDSETLLKLQEIGLGAFERGVGALAFSVVDQGASLCVVDDSNEHMLSVWDCSRGTKSAEIKSTNDSVLAVGFSPRDSSCIVTSGKSHVHFWNWSGGVGVPGNGTLTRKQGVFGKYKKPKFIPCFVFLPDGDILTGDSEGNILTWGRSLSDSKTPGRGGTKETYGIVAQAHAHEGSIFALCLRRDGTVLSGGGRDRRLVQWGPGLVALQEAEIPEHFGAVRAIAEGLGSELLVGTTKNALLRGDLAQGFSPVIQGHTDELWGLCTHPFQNRFLTCGHDRQLCLWDGEGHALAWSIDLKETGLCADFHPSGAVVAVGLNTGRWLVLDTETREIVSDVTDGNEQLSVVRYSPDGLYLAIGSHDNMIYIYSVSSDGAKSSRFGRCVGHSSFITHLDWSKDGNFIMSNSGDYEILYWDVAGGCKLLRNRYESRDREWATYTCVLGFHVYGVWPDGSDGTDINSLCRSHNERVVAVADDFCKVHLFQYPCARAKAPSLVYGGHGSHVTSVRFTHDDSHLISLGGKDASIFQWRVLSAGGSGLAPATPSRTPSLSPASSLDV
- the EML3 gene encoding echinoderm microtubule-associated protein-like 3 isoform X4; amino-acid sequence: MLLWASAAGEGPAQEALQSLSRRLQVQEKEMELVKAALAEALRLLRLQAPPTTLQDLDRVAPTRDSLAAPPGLPSSHGPSLVSRGTQTETELEMQPSPGTPGLSNGPPAPQAGSEEPSGTQSEGGGSSSSGTGSPGGTGSSGVLRLVQPAQRTDTRTRRNSSSSPSERPRQKLSRKAASSANLLLRSGSTESRGGKDPLSSPGGPGSRRSNYNLEGISVKMFLRGRPITMYIPSGIRSLEELPSGPPPETLSLDWVYGYRGRDSRSNLFVLRSGEVVYFIACVVVLYRPGGGPGGPGGGSQRHYRGHTDCVRCLAVHPDGVRVASGQTAGVDKDGKPLQPVVHVWDSETLLKLQEIGLGAFERGVGALAFSVVDQGASLCVVDDSNEHMLSVWDCSRGTKSAEIKSTNDSVLAVGFSPRDSSCIVTSGKSHVHFWNWSGGVGVPGNGTLTRKQGVFGKYKKPKFIPCFVFLPDGDILTGDSEGNILTWGRSLSDSKTPGRGGTKETYGIVAQAHAHEGSIFALCLRRDGTVLSGGGRDRRLVQWGPGLVALQEAEIPEHFGAVRAIAEGLGSELLVGTTKNALLRGDLAQGFSPVIQGHTDELWGLCTHPFQNRFLTCGHDRQLCLWDGEGHALAWSIDLKETGLCADFHPSGAVVAVGLNTGRWLVLDTETREIVSDVTDGNEQLSVVRYSPDGLYLAIGSHDNMIYIYSVSSDGAKSSRFGRCVGHSSFITHLDWSKDGNFIMSNSGDYEILYWDVAGGCKLLRNRYESRDREWATYTCVLGFHVYGVWPDGSDGTDINSLCRSHNERVVAVADDFCKVHLFQYPCARAKAPSLVYGGHGSHVTSVRFTHDDSHLISLGGKDASIFQWRVLSAGGSGLAPATPSRTPSLSPASSLDV
- the EML3 gene encoding echinoderm microtubule-associated protein-like 3 isoform X1, with the protein product MLLWASAAGEGPAQEALQSLSRRLQVQEKEMELVKAALAEALRLLRLQAPPTTLQDLDRVAPTRDSSLAAPPGLPSSHGPSLVSRGTQTETELEMQPSPGTPGLSNGPPAPQAGSEEPSGTQSEGGGSSSSGTGSPGGTGSSGVLRLVQPAQRTDTRTRRNSSSSPSERPRQKLSRKAASSANLLLRSGSTESRGGKDPLSSPGGPGSRRSNYNLEGISVKMFLRGRPITMYIPSGIRSLEELPSGPPPETLSLDWVYGYRGRDSRSNLFVLRSGEVVYFIACVVVLYRPGGGPGGPGGGSQRHYRGHTDCVRCLAVHPDGVRVASGQTAGVDKDGKPLQPVVHVWDSETLLKLQEIGLGAFERGVGALAFSVVDQGASLCVVDDSNEHMLSVWDCSRGTKSAEIKSTNDSVLAVGFSPRDSSCIVTSGKSHVHFWNWSGGVGVPGNGTLTRKQGVFGKYKKPKFIPCFVFLPDGDILTGDSEGNILTWGRSLSDSKTPGRGGTKETYGIVAQAHAHEGSIFALCLRRDGTVLSGGGRDRRLVQWGPGLVALQEAEIPEHFGAVRAIAEGLGSELLVGTTKNALLRGDLAQGFSPVIQGHTDELWGLCTHPFQNRFLTCGHDRQLCLWDGEGHALAWSIDLKETGLCADFHPSGAVVAVGLNTGRWLVLDTETREIVSDVTDGNEQLSVVRYSPDGLYLAIGSHDNMIYIYSVSSDGAKSSRFGRCVGHSSFITHLDWSKDGNFIMSNSGDYEILYWDVAGGCKLLRNRYESRDREWATYTCVLGFHVYGVWPDGSDGTDINSLCRSHNERVVAVADDFCKVHLFQYPCARAKAPSLVYGGHGSHVTSVRFTHDDSHLISLGGKDASIFQWRVLSAGGSGLAPATPSRTPSLSPASSLDV
- the EML3 gene encoding echinoderm microtubule-associated protein-like 3 isoform X5; the protein is MDGAGGPGEGPAQEALQSLSRRLQVQEKEMELVKAALAEALRLLRLQAPPTTLQDLDRVAPTRDSSLAAPPGLPSSHGPSLVSRGTQTETELEMQPSPGTPGLSNGPPAPQAGSEEPSGTQSEGGGSSSSGTGSPGGTGSSGVLRLVQPAQRTDTTRRNSSSSPSERPRQKLSRKAASSANLLLRSGSTESRGGKDPLSSPGGPGSRRSNYNLEGISVKMFLRGRPITMYIPSGIRSLEELPSGPPPETLSLDWVYGYRGRDSRSNLFVLRSGEVVYFIACVVVLYRPGGGPGGPGGGSQRHYRGHTDCVRCLAVHPDGVRVASGQTAGVDKDGKPLQPVVHVWDSETLLKLQEIGLGAFERGVGALAFSVVDQGASLCVVDDSNEHMLSVWDCSRGTKSAEIKSTNDSVLAVGFSPRDSSCIVTSGKSHVHFWNWSGGVGVPGNGTLTRKQGVFGKYKKPKFIPCFVFLPDGDILTGDSEGNILTWGRSLSDSKTPGRGGTKETYGIVAQAHAHEGSIFALCLRRDGTVLSGGGRDRRLVQWGPGLVALQEAEIPEHFGAVRAIAEGLGSELLVGTTKNALLRGDLAQGFSPVIQGHTDELWGLCTHPFQNRFLTCGHDRQLCLWDGEGHALAWSIDLKETGLCADFHPSGAVVAVGLNTGRWLVLDTETREIVSDVTDGNEQLSVVRYSPDGLYLAIGSHDNMIYIYSVSSDGAKSSRFGRCVGHSSFITHLDWSKDGNFIMSNSGDYEILYWDVAGGCKLLRNRYESRDREWATYTCVLGFHVYGVWPDGSDGTDINSLCRSHNERVVAVADDFCKVHLFQYPCARAKAPSLVYGGHGSHVTSVRFTHDDSHLISLGGKDASIFQWRVLSAGGSGLAPATPSRTPSLSPASSLDV
- the EML3 gene encoding echinoderm microtubule-associated protein-like 3 isoform X6 — encoded protein: MDGAGGPGEGPAQEALQSLSRRLQVQEKEMELVKAALAEALRLLRLQAPPTTLQDLDRVAPTRDSLAAPPGLPSSHGPSLVSRGTQTETELEMQPSPGTPGLSNGPPAPQAGSEEPSGTQSEGGGSSSSGTGSPGGTGSSGVLRLVQPAQRTDTTRRNSSSSPSERPRQKLSRKAASSANLLLRSGSTESRGGKDPLSSPGGPGSRRSNYNLEGISVKMFLRGRPITMYIPSGIRSLEELPSGPPPETLSLDWVYGYRGRDSRSNLFVLRSGEVVYFIACVVVLYRPGGGPGGPGGGSQRHYRGHTDCVRCLAVHPDGVRVASGQTAGVDKDGKPLQPVVHVWDSETLLKLQEIGLGAFERGVGALAFSVVDQGASLCVVDDSNEHMLSVWDCSRGTKSAEIKSTNDSVLAVGFSPRDSSCIVTSGKSHVHFWNWSGGVGVPGNGTLTRKQGVFGKYKKPKFIPCFVFLPDGDILTGDSEGNILTWGRSLSDSKTPGRGGTKETYGIVAQAHAHEGSIFALCLRRDGTVLSGGGRDRRLVQWGPGLVALQEAEIPEHFGAVRAIAEGLGSELLVGTTKNALLRGDLAQGFSPVIQGHTDELWGLCTHPFQNRFLTCGHDRQLCLWDGEGHALAWSIDLKETGLCADFHPSGAVVAVGLNTGRWLVLDTETREIVSDVTDGNEQLSVVRYSPDGLYLAIGSHDNMIYIYSVSSDGAKSSRFGRCVGHSSFITHLDWSKDGNFIMSNSGDYEILYWDVAGGCKLLRNRYESRDREWATYTCVLGFHVYGVWPDGSDGTDINSLCRSHNERVVAVADDFCKVHLFQYPCARAKAPSLVYGGHGSHVTSVRFTHDDSHLISLGGKDASIFQWRVLSAGGSGLAPATPSRTPSLSPASSLDV